In one Bacillus sp. PK3_68 genomic region, the following are encoded:
- a CDS encoding RDD family protein, with product MIRQPAGFWRRLAANLLDALIIGVPLSIISYFITGDWDGDTFTNILNLVYALIIPVVWSGYTVGKKIMGVRIAKVNGGKLGIGAMLLRTIVAGLVYVLTLGIGLIISAFMVGLRDDKRAIHDFIAGTYVTTEDIQIEENISL from the coding sequence ATGATTAGACAACCAGCAGGGTTTTGGAGAAGATTAGCTGCCAATTTGTTAGATGCACTTATTATTGGGGTTCCTTTATCCATTATTAGTTATTTTATTACAGGAGATTGGGATGGCGATACGTTTACGAATATATTGAATCTCGTATACGCTTTAATTATCCCTGTTGTCTGGTCCGGCTATACGGTGGGGAAAAAAATTATGGGCGTCCGTATCGCTAAAGTAAATGGGGGAAAACTAGGAATCGGTGCTATGTTGCTGAGAACAATTGTCGCCGGCCTTGTTTACGTATTAACTTTAGGTATTGGCCTTATTATCAGCGCCTTCATGGTCGGCTTGCGGGATGACAAGCGCGCCATCCATGATTTTATTGCCGGCACGTATGTAACCACTGAAGACATTCAAATAGAAGAAAACATCTCGCTCTAA
- a CDS encoding M48 family metallopeptidase: MNQDVPLKSLIHKNEQKYFWFVLLISLIAYVSLIISIVGIVIILVLMAISLFLHALSIGYIRTNAVKLTEKQFPQVYEQVKELCRKMEISHVPDVYVLESQGVLNAFATRFFGRSMVVLYSEIFELSEKQNSDELTFVIAHELAHIKRNHLSKTMFILPAMWIPGIAELYLRACEYTCDRYAAYYIDNREAAKKSLTILAVGKTLYEQVNRDEYLDQINHEAGFFVWLSEILSTHPPLPKRINEIALFFNEPEGTVIVRKASKVVWLWIPVIALIFGLFVAGMIYAFEKFDEFIASDDYENYEEEEAHAEPIPPIIEATVKGDTAAVAAFITKGEDVHTMDNQGYTPLHWAVLDNNKEMVDELLKAGADPNQEDYYGMTPFTKAAEQGNAEMVQRLAKAGGDPNYQSEGEDETTPLVHAVFSEDESTVAALLKLGADPTYRDSGNMTALMYAIETGNRNIIELLKRES; this comes from the coding sequence ATGAATCAAGATGTACCACTTAAAAGCCTCATCCACAAAAATGAGCAAAAATATTTTTGGTTTGTTCTTCTTATAAGCCTTATTGCGTATGTCAGTTTAATCATTTCTATTGTGGGTATTGTAATTATTTTAGTCTTGATGGCCATTTCGCTATTTTTGCACGCCCTATCGATTGGGTATATACGGACGAATGCTGTCAAGTTGACAGAGAAACAATTTCCGCAAGTATATGAGCAAGTAAAAGAACTATGCCGAAAAATGGAGATTTCACATGTGCCTGACGTATATGTCCTAGAGTCTCAGGGCGTATTGAATGCATTTGCCACCCGTTTTTTTGGACGGAGCATGGTTGTATTATACTCTGAGATTTTTGAACTGTCAGAGAAACAAAATAGTGATGAATTAACGTTTGTTATCGCGCATGAATTGGCTCACATTAAGCGAAATCACCTGTCAAAAACAATGTTTATTCTGCCTGCTATGTGGATTCCGGGCATCGCTGAATTATACTTACGGGCTTGTGAATACACATGTGACCGGTACGCTGCATATTATATAGATAATAGGGAGGCGGCTAAAAAGAGTTTAACTATCCTTGCGGTCGGTAAGACGCTTTACGAACAGGTGAATAGAGATGAATATTTAGATCAAATCAATCATGAAGCGGGTTTTTTCGTCTGGCTGAGTGAGATTCTTTCTACTCATCCGCCTTTGCCGAAACGAATAAATGAGATTGCTTTGTTCTTTAATGAGCCTGAGGGAACAGTTATTGTAAGAAAAGCATCGAAGGTCGTTTGGCTCTGGATACCAGTGATTGCCCTGATTTTCGGTTTATTTGTGGCTGGTATGATATATGCTTTCGAGAAATTTGATGAATTTATCGCTTCCGATGACTATGAAAATTATGAAGAAGAGGAAGCTCATGCAGAGCCTATTCCGCCAATTATTGAAGCAACGGTAAAGGGAGATACAGCTGCAGTTGCTGCTTTTATTACAAAAGGCGAAGATGTTCACACGATGGATAATCAAGGATATACGCCGCTTCATTGGGCTGTGCTTGATAATAATAAAGAAATGGTCGATGAGTTGCTAAAAGCTGGAGCAGACCCTAACCAGGAAGACTATTATGGCATGACTCCTTTTACAAAGGCGGCCGAGCAAGGGAATGCAGAGATGGTGCAACGTCTGGCAAAAGCAGGAGGAGATCCGAATTATCAAAGTGAGGGAGAAGATGAGACGACTCCTTTAGTGCACGCTGTTTTTAGCGAAGATGAATCTACAGTGGCGGCTCTATTAAAACTAGGAGCTGATCCAACGTATAGAGACAGCGGCAACATGACGGCATTAATGTATGCAATTGAGACAGGCAATCGTAATATAATTGAATTATTAAAGAGAGAAAGTTAA
- a CDS encoding MFS transporter, whose translation MNFQRFILSQSLMIMAGSMIFPFYVLLLRNVGDSYAQFGWAYGLFALTSALAYPMIGKMADQLGDKVLLVTYTWGTAVTLLFFPLVTEAWQVYILQIVMGLLGALQKNTEKTALARHVMKETAGKQIGSYHTWTSIGAAVAVILTGYIVDFLTIGTIFYLASLVYVISGMILLKKDMS comes from the coding sequence ATGAATTTTCAACGGTTTATATTGTCACAAAGCTTAATGATAATGGCTGGCAGCATGATTTTTCCTTTTTATGTTCTGCTATTGAGAAATGTGGGCGACAGCTATGCTCAATTTGGCTGGGCCTATGGCTTATTTGCCTTAACTTCTGCTCTAGCTTATCCGATGATTGGAAAAATGGCTGATCAGCTAGGCGATAAAGTGCTGCTTGTTACGTATACATGGGGGACGGCTGTTACTCTATTGTTTTTTCCGCTTGTTACCGAAGCATGGCAAGTATATATTCTGCAAATTGTCATGGGTCTGCTCGGTGCTTTGCAGAAAAATACGGAAAAAACAGCACTTGCCCGTCACGTTATGAAGGAGACAGCAGGAAAGCAAATTGGCAGTTATCATACATGGACGTCGATTGGGGCAGCTGTGGCGGTCATTTTAACGGGATATATCGTTGACTTCCTCACGATCGGAACGATCTTTTACTTGGCATCCCTTGTCTATGTGATCAGCGGGATGATTTTGTTAAAAAAAGACATGAGCTAA
- a CDS encoding FAD-binding oxidoreductase, whose amino-acid sequence MKKKAMASFLIGYTLLFTGSVYWHGQQFSQPIASDAGQLLPTAVKSIEQAEGEKQLQEMVRRANRTGDKLSIAGMQHSQGGHTYYPGGTIIDMKKYNKILQFDPKRQTITVQAGATWDDIQRRINPYGLSVKVMQSQNIFTIGGALSVNVHGRDIHYGSLIDTVESFRLLTAAGEIINVSREENKELFPLVIGGYGLFGIILDVTFSLAKDELYETHTRVIDYSQYSSYFQNAVNSSQVKMHLARISVAPDTFLREMYVTDWTNAKDEHKLTAYNQLKEDRIIAAPKLLLGLSRYSDWGKDKFWELQRTYMKKGNGKLETRNNVMRSETAFMEYESSSRTEVLQEYFVPVSEFADYIDDLRNVLENEKDFNLLNITVRYVGKDEQAVLSYAKVDMFALVLLINQGRSSKDMKQTEEVIRKMIDITLQHNGSYYLPYYSYPTKDQFDTAYPHSKEFFRMKRKYDPDERFMNFFYREYGQ is encoded by the coding sequence ATGAAGAAAAAAGCAATGGCTTCTTTTTTAATTGGATATACGCTTCTTTTTACAGGATCTGTTTATTGGCACGGGCAACAATTCTCACAGCCAATTGCAAGTGATGCTGGTCAATTGTTGCCAACGGCAGTGAAAAGCATCGAGCAGGCAGAAGGGGAGAAGCAACTCCAAGAGATGGTTCGACGGGCAAATCGAACAGGTGATAAACTCTCTATTGCTGGCATGCAGCATAGCCAGGGAGGTCATACCTATTATCCTGGTGGAACGATCATTGATATGAAAAAGTACAATAAAATTCTTCAGTTTGATCCGAAAAGGCAAACGATTACTGTTCAAGCTGGAGCTACATGGGATGATATTCAACGACGAATTAATCCATACGGGCTCTCTGTCAAAGTCATGCAGTCGCAAAATATTTTTACAATTGGCGGGGCGTTGAGTGTCAATGTCCACGGCCGAGATATCCATTATGGTTCATTAATTGATACAGTGGAATCGTTTCGGCTGCTAACTGCTGCAGGTGAGATTATCAACGTGAGCAGAGAAGAAAATAAGGAGCTGTTTCCACTTGTTATCGGAGGCTATGGTCTATTTGGGATCATTCTCGATGTTACGTTTTCATTAGCAAAGGATGAGCTGTATGAAACACATACAAGAGTGATAGATTACAGCCAATATTCTTCCTATTTTCAAAACGCTGTAAATAGCTCGCAAGTTAAAATGCATCTTGCCCGCATTTCGGTTGCACCTGACACCTTTTTACGAGAAATGTATGTAACAGACTGGACAAATGCTAAAGATGAACATAAATTGACTGCTTATAATCAGTTAAAAGAGGATCGGATCATTGCAGCACCAAAATTACTTCTTGGCTTATCCCGATACAGTGACTGGGGGAAAGATAAATTTTGGGAACTGCAGCGAACGTATATGAAAAAGGGAAATGGGAAGCTGGAAACGAGAAATAATGTGATGAGATCAGAAACAGCTTTTATGGAGTATGAAAGCAGCAGTCGGACAGAGGTGCTTCAGGAATATTTTGTTCCTGTCAGTGAATTTGCAGACTATATTGATGATTTGCGGAATGTTCTTGAAAATGAAAAGGATTTTAATTTGCTCAATATTACCGTCCGCTATGTAGGAAAAGATGAACAAGCTGTCTTGTCTTATGCGAAAGTAGATATGTTTGCCCTTGTTCTGCTCATTAATCAGGGGAGGTCTTCAAAGGATATGAAGCAAACGGAAGAAGTTATCCGTAAGATGATCGATATTACCCTTCAGCATAACGGCAGTTATTACTTGCCTTATTATTCCTACCCAACGAAGGACCAGTTTGATACTGCTTATCCGCATAGCAAAGAGTTTTTTCGCATGAAAAGAAAATATGATCCGGATGAGCGCTTCATGAACTTTTTTTACAGGGAGTATGGCCAATGA
- a CDS encoding N-acetylmuramoyl-L-alanine amidase, giving the protein MKKSSIFMAFAFFLIIPLFGFHTTAQASGFTDVPNRALKEVNYLAEGGIANGSSATIFAAEKVVTRQEAATFIARALQLDGAKRETVFKDVSASNFSSGYIQSAVDKGILSGYDGGRFLPQKEVTRGEMAVMLSKAFGYEFGGSLSGAANALMSRGIASGMEDGTFGANEQIIRADFSVFLARAINPEFRIKNTATFTKTFWVNTNNLNVRTGPSTSYQKSGSLQKGVKVLGSHEIGSWMYIKSENIIGFVHKSYLSNTEKPGNTTDQPATPDKDNNQDNDEKPGVIDNVDPRLANQIIVLDPGHGGSDPGASGFGLKEKDVVLDTGLKTNELLKKTPFKVYMTRTGNTFPSLPDRTAFAKSKKGNVFVSIHANASNGAGNGTETYYYSAAATNPYVSDSKLLATKIQKRMVDALQLKNRGVKTANYYVIKYNSMPAALAELGFIDNAKDNEKLKSDYWRTAASKAIYLGILDYYKEKGYQVDSLYNVAK; this is encoded by the coding sequence GTGAAGAAGAGTTCTATTTTTATGGCGTTTGCCTTTTTCTTAATTATTCCTCTTTTTGGATTTCATACGACAGCCCAGGCGAGCGGCTTTACCGATGTACCTAATCGGGCGTTAAAAGAAGTCAATTACTTGGCTGAGGGAGGAATTGCAAATGGTTCATCAGCAACTATATTTGCTGCCGAGAAAGTGGTGACCCGCCAAGAAGCAGCTACTTTTATCGCACGTGCCTTGCAATTAGATGGAGCAAAACGTGAAACCGTCTTTAAAGATGTATCAGCAAGCAATTTTTCTTCAGGGTATATTCAATCAGCGGTAGATAAAGGCATTCTATCAGGCTATGACGGTGGAAGGTTTCTCCCACAGAAAGAGGTAACACGTGGCGAAATGGCCGTTATGCTCTCAAAAGCATTTGGTTATGAGTTTGGCGGAAGCCTTTCGGGTGCAGCGAACGCTTTAATGTCCCGTGGAATTGCAAGCGGTATGGAAGATGGTACATTTGGAGCGAATGAGCAAATTATCCGTGCAGACTTCTCTGTTTTTCTTGCACGTGCCATTAATCCTGAATTCCGTATAAAAAACACGGCCACCTTTACAAAAACATTTTGGGTAAACACCAATAATTTAAATGTACGTACAGGCCCATCTACAAGCTATCAAAAGAGCGGCTCATTACAGAAGGGTGTCAAAGTACTCGGCAGCCATGAAATCGGGAGCTGGATGTATATCAAATCAGAAAATATAATCGGATTTGTTCATAAAAGCTATCTGAGCAATACAGAGAAACCAGGCAACACAACGGATCAGCCAGCAACACCGGATAAAGACAATAACCAGGATAATGATGAGAAACCTGGGGTAATCGACAACGTAGATCCGCGTTTAGCTAATCAAATTATCGTTCTTGATCCTGGCCACGGCGGCAGTGATCCTGGAGCTTCTGGATTCGGCCTCAAGGAAAAAGATGTGGTCTTAGATACGGGACTGAAAACAAATGAACTATTGAAAAAAACACCGTTTAAAGTGTATATGACTCGCACAGGTAACACGTTCCCATCACTACCAGACCGCACGGCGTTTGCTAAAAGTAAAAAGGGCAATGTATTTGTCAGCATCCATGCGAATGCCAGCAACGGAGCGGGCAACGGTACGGAAACGTATTACTATTCAGCAGCAGCAACTAATCCTTACGTATCTGACAGTAAGCTGCTGGCGACTAAAATTCAGAAGCGCATGGTAGATGCTTTACAGTTGAAGAACCGTGGAGTAAAAACAGCTAATTATTATGTGATTAAGTATAATAGCATGCCAGCCGCTCTAGCTGAACTTGGTTTCATTGATAACGCAAAAGATAATGAAAAGCTAAAATCAGACTATTGGCGTACAGCTGCGTCTAAAGCTATCTATCTTGGCATTCTAGATTACTATAAAGAAAAAGGTTATCAAGTCGATTCTCTTTATAACGTAGCAAAATAA
- a CDS encoding acid-soluble spore protein N produces the protein MSKPKTSRNHFASNETGSPPTSFEGNKGKKMQDTSGKHAQVIQTKGE, from the coding sequence ATGAGTAAGCCTAAAACAAGCAGAAATCACTTTGCTTCCAATGAGACCGGTTCACCTCCAACTTCCTTTGAGGGCAACAAAGGAAAGAAAATGCAGGACACATCAGGAAAACATGCCCAAGTTATCCAAACAAAAGGGGAATAA
- a CDS encoding phytoene/squalene synthase family protein, producing the protein MSEMNHLQRDAINVLKETSRTFFIPISQLAPGVQEAVASAYLCMRAIDEIEDHPELEPASKNSLLNSISQILKGSFNTEKFESIVEPYKALLPEVTLRLGDWIKYCPATVVDTVLSATSIMAKGMADWAMKGWKVKDEKDLDDYTFYVAGLVGVMLSDIWKWHDGTETDKQLAIAYGRGLQSVNILRNHTEDRERGVSFFPEGWELEDMFNYAKRNLALADVYIEGIKSGSILNFCKIPLALAHGTLHALEKGKEKMSRAEVTEMVSQVIEK; encoded by the coding sequence ATGAGCGAAATGAATCATTTACAAAGAGATGCAATCAATGTGCTAAAGGAGACGAGCAGGACATTCTTTATTCCGATCAGTCAGCTTGCACCAGGGGTGCAGGAAGCCGTGGCTTCAGCTTATTTATGCATGAGAGCAATCGATGAGATTGAAGACCATCCGGAACTTGAGCCAGCATCGAAAAACAGCCTGCTAAACTCTATCAGCCAGATTTTGAAAGGATCGTTTAATACTGAAAAGTTCGAGTCTATTGTCGAGCCATATAAAGCCTTGCTGCCAGAGGTTACTTTACGGCTTGGTGATTGGATCAAGTACTGTCCGGCAACAGTTGTAGACACTGTTCTAAGTGCTACTTCGATCATGGCCAAGGGCATGGCAGATTGGGCAATGAAGGGATGGAAAGTAAAGGACGAGAAAGATTTGGACGACTATACTTTTTATGTGGCCGGCCTTGTTGGAGTCATGCTCTCCGATATATGGAAATGGCACGATGGCACAGAAACCGACAAACAATTAGCGATTGCTTACGGACGCGGATTACAGTCTGTTAATATTCTTCGCAACCATACGGAAGATCGAGAACGGGGAGTAAGCTTCTTCCCTGAGGGTTGGGAATTGGAAGATATGTTCAATTATGCTAAGCGCAATTTGGCTTTAGCTGATGTTTATATAGAAGGGATTAAATCCGGCTCTATTCTTAATTTTTGCAAAATCCCTCTCGCTCTTGCTCATGGGACGCTCCATGCTTTAGAAAAAGGAAAAGAAAAAATGAGCAGAGCAGAGGTAACAGAAATGGTGAGTCAAGTCATAGAGAAATAG
- a CDS encoding AI-2E family transporter, producing the protein MDEIKGFFQKKSVKRIIIAGLIILILFAMRSMINLLLLTFIFAFLMDRLVEFAARRIPLNRRLLVLLMYSLIVGLLTFGLVKYLPIITIEIGQLIKRITAFYAQPHDNVFMNYIEKVISSDQINAYLENGVSFLLKSFSDISKTSIDVFISLILSLFFLLEKPRLQEFTKKFKDSKIAPFYYEIEFFGKKFTRTFGKVIEAQFIIAFINCLLSVIALSIMGFQQIFGLAIMIFFLGLIPVAGVIISLVPLCLIAYTIGGFIKVVYVIIAIAIIHAIEAYILNPKLMSSKTDLPVFYTFVVLLFSEHFFGVWGLIIGIPVFVFLLDVLEVTNKEATRLS; encoded by the coding sequence ATGGATGAGATAAAAGGGTTTTTCCAAAAAAAAAGCGTTAAACGTATTATTATTGCCGGTTTGATTATTTTGATTTTATTTGCAATGAGAAGCATGATTAATTTACTCCTTCTTACATTTATTTTTGCCTTCTTAATGGACCGTCTCGTAGAATTTGCAGCTAGGCGCATCCCATTAAACCGCAGGCTTCTCGTTTTATTGATGTATTCCCTCATCGTGGGTCTATTAACATTTGGACTCGTGAAATACCTGCCGATTATTACGATAGAGATCGGCCAGTTAATTAAGCGCATCACCGCTTTTTATGCCCAGCCTCACGATAATGTTTTTATGAATTACATTGAAAAAGTCATCTCTAGTGATCAAATTAATGCTTACTTAGAGAATGGCGTATCTTTCTTGCTCAAATCATTCAGCGATATTAGCAAGACGAGCATTGATGTATTCATTTCCTTAATCTTAAGCTTGTTTTTCCTTTTAGAAAAACCGCGCTTACAAGAGTTCACCAAAAAATTTAAAGATAGTAAAATTGCTCCTTTTTATTATGAAATTGAATTTTTCGGAAAAAAGTTCACACGTACCTTTGGAAAAGTGATTGAGGCACAATTTATTATTGCCTTTATTAATTGCTTATTATCCGTGATCGCACTGTCGATTATGGGATTTCAGCAAATCTTCGGATTGGCGATAATGATTTTCTTTCTGGGACTTATCCCCGTTGCCGGTGTCATCATTTCACTCGTCCCTCTCTGTTTAATTGCCTATACGATTGGCGGTTTTATTAAAGTCGTCTACGTAATAATAGCCATCGCTATTATTCATGCAATCGAGGCTTATATTTTAAATCCAAAGCTGATGTCCTCAAAAACCGATCTGCCCGTTTTCTACACGTTCGTTGTCCTCCTTTTCTCGGAGCATTTCTTCGGTGTATGGGGGTTAATTATCGGGATTCCGGTCTTTGTTTTCTTGCTTGATGTTTTGGAAGTGACAAATAAAGAAGCCACCCGTTTGTCATAA
- a CDS encoding amino acid permease, with the protein MSNQSLQNGSIGQNGELKKGLKARHLTMISLGGSIGTGLFLGSGFSIYSAGPGGALLAYLIIGVMVYFIMTSLAELAALMPTSGAFSTYATKFIDPSLGFALGWNYWYSWAITLAAELSASTLVMKFWFPNSPSWLWSGLFLLLIFGLNILSVKGYGEGEYWFSFIKVTTIIIFIIVGFLMIFGIMNGGDSVGFKNFTIGDAPFHGGFLAMFGVFLAAGFSFQGTEIVGVAAGESENPRENVPKATRTIFWRILLFYVLAILVIGLIIPYTNENLKSDDIMVSPFTLVFEKAGLAFAASLMNAVILTAVLSAGNSSLYASTRILYAMAKEGQAPRLFGVLNKRGIPVAALVATALVGLLAFLASIFGDGVIYIWLLNSAGVTGFIFWLGIAASHYRFRKAFLAQGYSLDQLPYRAKWYPLGPILAFSICLVVLLAQNYQAFLGDHIDWTNVVSSYLGIPLFLIVWFSYKFIKKTKVVPLTECEITMDEDPQVK; encoded by the coding sequence ATGAGCAATCAATCATTACAAAATGGTAGCATTGGCCAAAACGGCGAATTAAAGAAAGGATTAAAAGCAAGACATTTAACGATGATCTCGCTGGGCGGCTCAATTGGTACCGGTCTTTTTTTGGGCAGCGGTTTTTCTATTTATTCAGCAGGCCCTGGTGGCGCCTTGCTTGCCTATCTTATTATTGGCGTGATGGTCTATTTCATTATGACCAGTCTGGCAGAGCTAGCAGCTCTTATGCCAACAAGTGGTGCATTCAGCACATACGCCACTAAATTTATCGATCCCTCTCTTGGCTTTGCACTAGGTTGGAATTACTGGTACAGCTGGGCGATTACACTTGCCGCTGAGTTATCTGCCTCCACCCTCGTTATGAAATTTTGGTTTCCAAACAGTCCATCCTGGTTGTGGAGTGGTTTATTTCTATTATTAATATTTGGCTTAAATATATTGTCCGTTAAAGGTTATGGGGAAGGGGAATATTGGTTTTCTTTTATTAAGGTTACTACAATCATTATCTTTATTATTGTTGGCTTTCTTATGATCTTTGGTATTATGAATGGCGGCGATTCCGTTGGATTCAAAAACTTTACTATTGGTGATGCTCCTTTTCACGGAGGATTTCTAGCCATGTTTGGTGTGTTTCTAGCAGCAGGTTTTTCTTTCCAAGGAACTGAAATCGTCGGTGTCGCAGCAGGGGAAAGTGAAAACCCGCGCGAAAATGTGCCCAAAGCGACACGAACTATTTTTTGGAGAATTTTATTATTTTACGTGCTTGCCATTTTAGTCATCGGGTTAATCATTCCTTATACAAATGAAAATCTTAAAAGTGATGACATTATGGTAAGCCCATTTACGTTAGTATTTGAAAAGGCTGGTCTGGCTTTTGCAGCTTCCCTAATGAACGCGGTCATTTTGACAGCTGTATTGTCTGCAGGGAACTCAAGCTTATACGCCTCAACTCGGATTTTATACGCTATGGCAAAAGAAGGACAAGCCCCTCGGCTTTTTGGAGTGTTAAATAAAAGAGGCATTCCAGTTGCGGCCCTTGTAGCAACTGCATTAGTAGGTTTACTAGCTTTTCTTGCTTCCATCTTTGGAGACGGTGTCATTTATATTTGGCTTCTAAATTCTGCTGGCGTCACCGGTTTTATTTTCTGGTTAGGGATTGCAGCAAGCCATTATCGTTTTAGAAAAGCATTTTTAGCTCAAGGGTATTCACTTGATCAGCTTCCTTATCGGGCAAAGTGGTATCCATTGGGGCCAATTCTCGCATTCAGCATCTGTCTTGTCGTATTATTGGCACAGAACTATCAAGCCTTTCTTGGTGATCATATCGACTGGACGAATGTAGTTTCTTCCTATCTCGGTATTCCGTTATTCCTAATCGTCTGGTTTAGCTATAAATTCATCAAAAAAACAAAAGTCGTTCCTTTAACAGAATGCGAAATTACTATGGATGAAGATCCACAAGTTAAATAA
- a CDS encoding trypsin-like peptidase domain-containing protein, whose protein sequence is MYDETNEKNKRKGILQPLMTSFTGAIAGGVAVLYLSPILGVNGEVPAVDKEKAAVVENDQAAGSDLNIQPTAASSTSLVSAIDTINEAVVGVVNLQQQSASFFQENGNIGENEQEAGTGSGVVFKKSGANAFIVTNNHVVEGADKVEIVLNNGKKATAEIVGTDPLTDLAVLKTDSSIITKVASFGESSKLKLGEQVAAIGNPLGLDLASSVTQGIVSGKDRTIPVSTSEGQWDLNVIQTDAAINPGNSGGALINSSGQVVGINSMKIAESGVEGLGFAIPSEDVVPIIDHLLKDGKVKRPYLGVSLQDVGDLPATVLQSQLDLPADVKEGIVIAAIETSSPAAAAGLQAKDVIQSVNGTKVSDTSDFRKYLYSKAEVGEKIKVGLYRNGQQMSITLKLNEK, encoded by the coding sequence ATGTATGATGAGACAAATGAAAAAAACAAGAGAAAAGGGATACTTCAGCCGCTTATGACTTCGTTTACCGGTGCCATTGCCGGTGGGGTTGCAGTCTTATATTTATCGCCAATTCTTGGAGTAAATGGAGAGGTGCCGGCTGTGGATAAAGAGAAGGCCGCTGTTGTGGAGAATGATCAAGCTGCTGGTTCTGACCTAAATATACAGCCAACAGCGGCTTCCTCTACCAGCTTGGTCAGTGCGATTGATACAATCAATGAAGCCGTCGTGGGCGTAGTGAATCTTCAACAACAGTCAGCAAGCTTTTTTCAGGAAAATGGAAATATCGGAGAAAATGAGCAAGAGGCTGGTACTGGTTCTGGAGTTGTCTTTAAAAAGTCTGGTGCTAATGCCTTTATCGTGACAAACAACCATGTCGTTGAAGGAGCAGATAAGGTAGAAATAGTGCTTAATAATGGAAAGAAAGCGACAGCGGAAATTGTCGGAACCGATCCATTGACAGACTTAGCCGTTCTTAAAACAGACAGCAGCATTATCACCAAAGTAGCCAGCTTTGGTGAATCATCGAAGCTTAAGCTCGGTGAACAAGTAGCCGCAATCGGCAATCCGCTTGGCCTCGACTTGGCAAGTTCAGTAACACAGGGGATTGTGAGCGGGAAGGATAGAACTATACCTGTCTCTACATCAGAGGGACAGTGGGATTTAAATGTTATTCAAACAGATGCCGCTATTAATCCTGGCAACAGTGGTGGCGCCTTAATTAATAGTTCTGGACAAGTTGTCGGTATTAATAGCATGAAAATTGCAGAAAGCGGCGTGGAAGGATTAGGGTTTGCTATTCCAAGTGAAGATGTGGTTCCAATTATTGATCATCTACTGAAAGATGGAAAAGTGAAAAGACCGTATCTCGGGGTTAGCCTGCAGGATGTCGGTGATCTTCCTGCTACTGTACTGCAAAGCCAGCTTGATCTACCTGCAGATGTAAAGGAAGGAATAGTAATTGCCGCGATAGAGACCTCTTCACCCGCAGCAGCAGCTGGCCTTCAGGCTAAAGATGTGATCCAGTCAGTCAATGGGACGAAGGTTAGCGATACAAGCGACTTTCGAAAATATCTCTATTCCAAAGCGGAAGTAGGAGAAAAGATTAAAGTAGGATTGTATCGGAATGGCCAGCAAATGAGCATAACCTTAAAGCTTAATGAAAAATAA